In Fibrobacter sp. UWR3, one DNA window encodes the following:
- a CDS encoding ABC transporter permease: MKFRVSTETLNRLKRFRKNKRAFWSLVVLVVAYLLSLTSPWTVNDEPLVLRYEGKTYFPAFVRYSDADFGGEYQTEADYGKLFEAVRECEEDAAEGFTRAGGCPEVWAIMPPIAHDPLKADLSEDGAPPFAPSARHWLGTDSNGRDVLARLIHGFRICISFSLLLTVLGTFLGIVIGGIQGYLGKFWDIGMQRMIEIWSSLPMLYVVILIGSIYGRSFWLLILIMAAFNWISLSYYMRAEFLKLRGMTYVQSAKVLGMGHRHIFFKEILPNAMTPVVTLFPFTLIGGIGSLTSLDFLGFGLQPPTPSWGELMSQGLNNLYAPWISVSTVAALFVTLLLTTFVGEGVRDAMDPKSGDRYV; encoded by the coding sequence ATGAAATTCCGCGTATCCACAGAAACCTTGAACCGGCTGAAGCGCTTCCGCAAGAACAAGCGGGCGTTCTGGTCGCTGGTGGTGCTCGTGGTGGCGTACCTGCTTTCACTCACGAGCCCGTGGACGGTGAACGACGAACCGCTCGTGCTGCGTTACGAGGGCAAGACGTATTTCCCGGCGTTCGTGCGGTACAGCGATGCGGATTTTGGCGGGGAATACCAGACGGAAGCCGATTATGGCAAGCTTTTCGAGGCTGTTCGCGAGTGCGAGGAAGATGCTGCCGAGGGCTTTACCCGCGCGGGCGGATGCCCCGAGGTTTGGGCCATTATGCCCCCGATTGCGCACGACCCGCTGAAGGCGGACCTGAGCGAGGACGGAGCGCCCCCGTTTGCGCCGAGTGCAAGGCATTGGCTTGGCACCGACAGCAACGGCCGCGACGTTTTGGCGCGCCTGATTCACGGGTTCAGGATTTGTATCAGTTTTAGCCTGCTCTTGACGGTGCTCGGGACGTTCCTCGGGATTGTCATCGGCGGTATCCAGGGCTACCTCGGCAAGTTCTGGGATATCGGCATGCAGCGCATGATTGAAATTTGGTCGTCGCTCCCGATGCTCTATGTGGTGATTCTAATCGGGAGCATTTACGGGCGCAGTTTCTGGCTGCTCATCTTGATTATGGCGGCGTTCAACTGGATTTCGCTCAGTTACTACATGCGTGCGGAATTCCTCAAGCTGCGCGGCATGACCTACGTGCAGTCGGCGAAGGTTCTGGGCATGGGGCACAGGCATATCTTTTTCAAGGAAATTCTGCCGAATGCGATGACGCCCGTGGTGACGCTGTTCCCGTTCACGCTGATTGGCGGTATCGGGAGCCTTACTTCGCTCGATTTTCTGGGATTCGGCCTGCAGCCGCCCACGCCCAGCTGGGGCGAACTCATGAGCCAGGGACTCAATAATTTGTATGCACCGTGGATTTCGGTGAGCACGGTCGCCGCACTCTTCGTGACGCTGCTCCTCACCACGTTCGTGGGCGAGGGCGTGCGGGATGCCATGGACCCGAAGTCGGGGGACAGGTATGTTTAG
- a CDS encoding calcium/sodium antiporter, producing MILPIVAIVLGLGVLVWSADKFVDGAVGVAKFCGMSTLLIGMVIVGFGTSAPEMVVSAISAMQDAPELALGNAYGSNIANIALILGVTAIISPVIVVRKALVRDLPVLIAVTAVAIFQAMDGSISRLDGIVVLLVFAGVMTFNVVSELRQKKGVAAEETVASESGESEKLSLGKSILWLVLGLALLVASSRALVWGAVEIARALGVSDLLIGLTIVAVGTSLPELASSIAAARKGENDLAIGNIIGSNLFNTLMVVGIAAMIAPMHSFSASILSRDLPVMAVLTVLLLLFGLPVRKSRVGADGKRIGRINRLEGTVFLVAYVGYIGVLIAQATGVLK from the coding sequence ATGATTCTTCCGATTGTCGCTATAGTCCTGGGATTGGGTGTCCTGGTATGGAGTGCTGACAAGTTTGTTGATGGAGCGGTAGGTGTCGCCAAGTTTTGCGGCATGTCTACGCTCCTTATCGGTATGGTTATTGTCGGGTTTGGCACCTCCGCTCCGGAGATGGTCGTCTCGGCGATTTCTGCCATGCAGGATGCTCCTGAACTTGCTCTTGGAAACGCTTACGGGAGCAACATCGCAAACATCGCCCTCATTCTCGGCGTGACAGCGATTATTTCGCCCGTCATCGTGGTGCGGAAGGCTCTCGTGCGTGACCTGCCCGTGTTGATTGCCGTTACGGCTGTTGCCATATTCCAGGCGATGGACGGCTCCATCAGCAGGCTCGACGGCATTGTCGTGCTGCTCGTTTTTGCGGGCGTGATGACCTTCAATGTCGTGAGCGAACTTCGCCAGAAAAAGGGTGTGGCTGCGGAAGAAACGGTTGCATCGGAATCGGGTGAGAGCGAAAAGCTTTCTCTTGGAAAGTCTATCCTGTGGCTTGTGCTCGGGCTTGCTCTGTTGGTGGCAAGTTCCCGTGCACTCGTGTGGGGCGCGGTAGAAATTGCGCGTGCTCTCGGCGTGAGTGACCTGCTGATTGGCCTTACGATTGTCGCCGTGGGTACCTCGCTCCCGGAACTTGCGAGTTCCATTGCGGCAGCCCGCAAGGGCGAGAACGACCTCGCCATTGGCAACATTATCGGGTCGAACCTGTTCAATACGCTCATGGTGGTAGGTATCGCAGCGATGATTGCGCCGATGCATTCCTTCAGCGCTTCTATCCTGAGTCGTGATCTGCCGGTTATGGCCGTGCTGACTGTTCTCCTGCTGTTGTTCGGGCTCCCTGTCCGCAAGAGCAGAGTCGGTGCGGATGGCAAGCGCATTGGCCGCATCAACCGCCTTGAAGGTACCGTGTTTCTCGTTGCCTACGTGGGCTATATCGGCGTGCTTATTGCGCAGGCGACCGGAGTCTTGAAGTAG
- a CDS encoding M17 family metallopeptidase, which produces MKFNIIATESQKANAYALFFVKKSVQFSTILSENGKKQVESVLNGMKDGPFEDLEFLEIDGKPTFFVDAAKERGLSALDHLRMAAYRLAGRAMKKQVPSVSIFLADAADEQFKAILHGLSYADYKFDAYKSKQEKNFQVTFEIVAGEHVKDFKKIAEDVAVEQKAVTLARNLINTCASDLYPAEFVQNAKTIAKYTPSLSIKVRDMKQLEKEGFMGHVTVGKGSSHEPYMITLSYDGTKGAKRTSKDHLVFVGKGLTFDTGGLCLKPPKSMPEMISDMSGAATVLAAIQAIATLKLPIHVSAVCCLAENAIGNKSVLPGDIFKAKNGKTVMVDNTDAEGRLVLSDGLAEAGEIGATHIVDLATLTGAMVRALGYAIAGFFSNDDDLGLKVINCGEACCEKFWSMPLEEEYADALKDKFADLKNTGTDAGAISAALFLQEFVPENTAWAHCDIAGTAFVTKKWKYTEYGATGFGVQTLIELAREFAQA; this is translated from the coding sequence ATGAAGTTCAATATAATCGCCACAGAATCGCAAAAAGCGAACGCCTACGCCCTCTTTTTCGTAAAAAAATCAGTGCAGTTTTCCACTATCCTGTCGGAAAACGGCAAAAAGCAGGTCGAATCCGTTCTTAACGGCATGAAGGACGGCCCGTTCGAGGACCTCGAATTCCTTGAAATCGATGGCAAGCCGACGTTTTTCGTAGATGCGGCAAAGGAGCGCGGGCTTTCCGCACTCGACCACCTGCGCATGGCCGCCTACCGCCTGGCTGGCCGCGCCATGAAAAAGCAGGTTCCCAGCGTGAGCATCTTCCTCGCCGATGCGGCAGATGAGCAGTTCAAGGCAATTCTCCACGGGCTTAGCTACGCCGACTACAAGTTCGACGCATACAAGAGCAAGCAGGAGAAGAACTTCCAGGTAACATTCGAGATTGTCGCGGGCGAGCACGTCAAGGATTTCAAGAAGATTGCAGAAGATGTCGCTGTCGAGCAGAAGGCGGTAACGCTTGCAAGGAACCTCATCAACACCTGCGCCAGCGACCTCTACCCCGCTGAGTTTGTTCAAAATGCGAAGACCATCGCGAAATACACGCCGAGCCTCAGCATCAAGGTGCGCGACATGAAGCAACTCGAAAAGGAAGGCTTCATGGGCCACGTGACCGTCGGCAAGGGCAGTTCGCACGAACCGTACATGATTACGCTTTCGTACGACGGAACGAAGGGGGCCAAGCGCACCTCGAAGGACCACCTAGTATTCGTGGGCAAGGGTCTCACGTTCGATACCGGCGGGCTCTGCCTCAAGCCGCCCAAATCCATGCCCGAAATGATTAGCGACATGAGCGGGGCGGCGACCGTACTTGCCGCCATACAGGCTATCGCCACGCTCAAGCTCCCGATTCACGTGAGCGCCGTGTGCTGCCTCGCCGAAAACGCAATCGGCAACAAGTCCGTGCTCCCGGGCGACATCTTCAAGGCCAAGAACGGCAAGACCGTGATGGTCGACAACACCGATGCCGAAGGCCGCCTGGTGCTTAGCGACGGACTTGCAGAAGCAGGCGAAATCGGGGCAACGCACATCGTAGATCTCGCCACACTCACCGGTGCCATGGTCCGCGCACTCGGGTATGCCATCGCGGGCTTCTTCAGCAACGACGACGATCTCGGCCTGAAGGTTATCAACTGCGGCGAAGCGTGCTGCGAAAAGTTCTGGAGCATGCCGCTCGAAGAAGAATACGCCGACGCGCTCAAGGACAAGTTTGCCGACCTCAAGAACACGGGAACCGACGCGGGCGCAATTTCCGCGGCACTGTTCCTGCAGGAATTCGTTCCCGAAAATACCGCGTGGGCGCATTGCGACATCGCGGGTACGGCATTCGTCACCAAGAAGTGGAAGTACACCGAATACGGCGCCACCGGTTTCGGCGTGCAGACGCTTATCGAACTTGCAAGAGAATTTGCACAGGCATAA
- a CDS encoding porin family protein → MNTKMKSFGFVLALTAFAMAQEAAPVAEAAAPAPETAAVQEAAPAEAAPAVPAQEPAAATEPAAETAPEAPQAVAQEPAPAQDASTGSATETAPVETAAPAPQPEPQPAPVADEGDMPAPKAVRGVDAESQPVYGAQTTAPVETTVRETRVYRLKAEPIPMKFSFGVQGFAGMNTLFDNNWDFEESYDGIAWKAGLFAVVPLNEYTMGFKIGALFDHSEASASYSYGSDYSKEAHVKFKMDRVTIPLLFMLKSMYSNFSFDFGMQVSVPVQDTFKYSYEKADGTPVNGNADMIDLDYRNSMDFALLLGLSIKANNYLSFDIRYECGISNAYDGVPGWRINELTSNTFLFGISFYVL, encoded by the coding sequence ATGAACACGAAAATGAAATCGTTCGGTTTTGTTCTGGCTCTGACAGCTTTTGCCATGGCTCAAGAAGCGGCTCCCGTAGCGGAAGCTGCAGCACCCGCACCGGAAACAGCCGCCGTTCAGGAAGCGGCTCCTGCTGAGGCCGCCCCGGCCGTTCCGGCACAGGAACCCGCCGCTGCGACGGAACCTGCGGCGGAAACTGCACCCGAAGCGCCCCAGGCTGTTGCCCAGGAACCTGCTCCTGCCCAGGATGCCTCGACAGGCTCGGCAACCGAAACGGCTCCTGTAGAGACGGCCGCTCCGGCCCCGCAGCCTGAACCGCAGCCCGCTCCTGTTGCCGACGAAGGCGACATGCCTGCTCCGAAGGCTGTCCGCGGCGTAGATGCCGAATCGCAGCCCGTGTATGGCGCGCAGACAACCGCTCCGGTCGAAACTACTGTTCGCGAAACCCGCGTGTATAGGCTCAAGGCTGAACCCATTCCGATGAAGTTCTCCTTCGGTGTGCAGGGCTTTGCCGGCATGAACACTCTCTTCGACAACAACTGGGATTTCGAGGAATCCTATGACGGTATTGCATGGAAGGCCGGCTTGTTTGCCGTGGTGCCGTTGAACGAATACACGATGGGCTTCAAGATTGGCGCCTTGTTCGACCATAGTGAGGCTAGCGCCTCCTACTCTTACGGTAGCGATTATTCCAAGGAAGCGCATGTCAAGTTCAAGATGGACCGCGTGACTATCCCGCTCCTGTTCATGCTCAAGTCCATGTACTCGAACTTCTCGTTTGATTTTGGTATGCAAGTCTCCGTGCCTGTCCAGGATACGTTCAAGTATTCCTACGAGAAGGCTGACGGTACTCCCGTGAACGGCAATGCCGACATGATTGACCTGGATTACCGCAATTCCATGGACTTCGCGCTCCTGCTCGGTCTCTCCATCAAGGCGAACAATTACCTTTCGTTCGATATCCGCTACGAATGCGGTATTTCCAATGCCTATGACGGCGTGCCCGGCTGGCGCATCAACGAGCTCACCTCGAACACCTTCCTCTTCGGTATTTCCTTCTACGTCCTCTAA
- a CDS encoding ABC transporter ATP-binding protein — protein sequence MFSSSPVLQVRGLSVAFGFNKKGLPVEGRKPLQVTDRVSFEINAGEFFALVGESGCGKSVTAMGILRLLPWPGAQIVEGSVLYSAGASNAGKDCAEGSLVEKDCAPIDLAKLPLPELQKIRGSEIACIFQEPMQALNPVVTIKKQLLEVFKFCGGPYRSPAVPTGKALNGAGKAESGKDGAKTAGKDGAKTAGKDGAKTAGKDGAADPLAAIREMLTLAGFNDPDRVLNAYPHELSGGMLQRVCIVMALLPKPKLIIADEPTTALDVTVQAQVLAVLKDMANRTGTAVLLITHNMGIVSQYADRVAVMYAGRIVECGPVRDVIDNPMHPYTQGLLAAIPENHSDMRNLRSIPGSVPHARDFVKGCRFADRCEKCASLSAELQAKCRSQEIPPKVGESHFAQCYFQNLQSK from the coding sequence ATGTTTAGTTCTTCGCCGGTTTTGCAGGTGCGCGGGCTCTCGGTGGCCTTCGGGTTCAATAAGAAAGGCTTGCCGGTGGAAGGCCGCAAGCCGTTGCAAGTGACGGACCGTGTCTCGTTCGAAATCAATGCGGGCGAGTTCTTTGCGCTGGTGGGCGAGTCGGGTTGCGGCAAGAGTGTGACTGCGATGGGAATCCTGCGGCTGCTCCCGTGGCCGGGCGCGCAGATTGTCGAGGGCTCGGTGCTGTACAGCGCGGGTGCTTCGAATGCGGGTAAGGACTGCGCTGAGGGTTCTCTTGTGGAAAAAGACTGCGCGCCGATTGATTTGGCGAAGCTCCCGCTCCCTGAACTGCAGAAAATCCGCGGGTCCGAGATTGCGTGCATATTTCAGGAGCCGATGCAGGCCCTGAACCCGGTCGTGACCATCAAGAAGCAGTTGCTCGAGGTGTTCAAGTTCTGCGGTGGACCCTATCGTTCGCCTGCTGTGCCTACCGGCAAGGCTTTAAACGGCGCGGGTAAGGCTGAGTCGGGCAAGGACGGCGCAAAAACTGCGGGCAAGGACGGCGCGAAAACTGCGGGCAAGGACGGCGCGAAAACTGCGGGCAAGGATGGCGCCGCCGACCCGCTGGCAGCAATTCGCGAGATGCTGACTCTCGCGGGCTTTAACGACCCCGACCGCGTGCTGAACGCCTACCCGCATGAACTATCGGGAGGCATGCTCCAGCGCGTATGTATCGTGATGGCGTTGCTCCCGAAACCCAAGCTCATTATTGCCGACGAACCGACTACGGCACTCGACGTGACGGTGCAGGCGCAGGTCCTTGCGGTCTTGAAAGATATGGCGAATCGCACGGGTACCGCGGTCCTGCTGATTACCCACAACATGGGCATTGTCTCGCAATACGCGGACCGCGTGGCGGTGATGTACGCCGGCCGCATCGTAGAATGCGGGCCCGTGCGCGACGTGATTGATAACCCGATGCACCCGTACACGCAGGGGCTATTGGCCGCCATCCCCGAAAACCACAGTGACATGCGCAACCTGCGCTCCATCCCGGGGTCAGTGCCGCATGCGCGCGACTTTGTGAAGGGCTGCCGATTTGCGGACCGCTGCGAAAAGTGTGCGAGCCTTTCCGCCGAGCTGCAGGCCAAGTGCCGCTCACAGGAAATCCCGCCGAAAGTGGGCGAGTCTCATTTTGCGCAGTGCTATTTCCAGAATTTGCAAAGCAAGTAA
- a CDS encoding MBOAT family protein, with amino-acid sequence MLFHSWYFILFAVAVVGLYYAVPVGRENAWGGKFRRILILVASLYFYAVWRPEYLALILATIGVDYTMARFIERFGRSADGAVDGVPVANIKRRIALAVSLSFDLGLLFAFKYLGFFEETWNAIVAPWMGKPLDLPKLLLPMGISFYTFQSLSYVIDVYRGKIPACRNIAQYALYVTFFPQLVAGPIERAPHLMPQLALEHRFDLGDLQAGMFRILQGFFKKAVLADHLGVFVDGVFNGVAAGHVSELSPVELILAGIFFTFQIYFDFSGYSDIAIGIARIFGVRLMENFNAPLLATSIYDFWKRWHISLTSWFREYVYFSLGGSHKGRPRAIVNVLVVFFLSGLWHGAAWTFVAWGVCHGVAYVLERPWRKLPVKYPWLGRIKTFALVVLFFTLFRAPDFGTWLNYIVGIFNFGPFENLAQAYIVLHGDAYLNGPLMLCGGACVHSLFCVDNDALHVPAAFSVLIGLLIWGIRSLVTRGGTRGCVVGDEPGAWRWTWCLVYLLAIIFLGRFSGQGFIYFQF; translated from the coding sequence GTGCTTTTCCATTCCTGGTATTTCATTCTGTTTGCGGTCGCTGTCGTAGGGCTATACTACGCGGTTCCCGTGGGCAGGGAAAATGCCTGGGGCGGCAAGTTCCGTCGCATACTGATTCTCGTTGCGAGCCTCTACTTTTATGCGGTGTGGCGACCCGAGTACCTTGCGCTTATCCTTGCGACAATCGGCGTGGATTACACGATGGCGCGCTTTATCGAAAGGTTTGGCCGGAGTGCGGATGGTGCTGTTGATGGCGTGCCTGTCGCGAATATTAAACGGCGCATTGCGCTTGCTGTTTCGCTGAGCTTTGACCTCGGGCTTCTGTTTGCGTTCAAGTACCTGGGATTCTTTGAGGAAACGTGGAATGCGATTGTCGCCCCGTGGATGGGGAAGCCTTTGGACTTGCCCAAACTGTTGCTCCCGATGGGGATATCGTTCTATACGTTCCAGAGCCTGAGCTACGTGATTGACGTTTATCGCGGGAAGATCCCTGCGTGCAGGAACATCGCGCAGTACGCGTTGTACGTGACGTTCTTCCCGCAGTTGGTGGCGGGCCCTATCGAGCGCGCTCCGCACTTGATGCCGCAACTTGCGCTTGAGCACCGCTTCGATTTGGGCGACTTGCAGGCGGGCATGTTCCGCATATTGCAGGGGTTCTTCAAGAAGGCCGTGCTGGCAGACCACCTGGGCGTATTCGTGGATGGCGTGTTCAATGGTGTTGCTGCGGGCCACGTGTCGGAACTGTCTCCTGTAGAACTGATTCTTGCGGGCATTTTCTTTACCTTCCAGATTTATTTCGACTTCTCGGGTTATTCGGATATCGCTATCGGTATCGCGCGGATTTTTGGCGTGCGCTTGATGGAAAACTTCAATGCGCCGCTGCTTGCGACAAGCATCTACGACTTCTGGAAACGCTGGCATATCTCGCTTACGAGCTGGTTCCGCGAATACGTTTACTTTAGCCTCGGCGGTTCGCACAAGGGACGCCCGCGCGCTATCGTGAACGTGCTTGTCGTATTTTTCTTGAGCGGGCTCTGGCACGGTGCGGCATGGACTTTCGTGGCGTGGGGCGTGTGTCACGGTGTCGCGTATGTGCTGGAACGCCCGTGGCGTAAGCTCCCGGTAAAGTACCCGTGGCTCGGTCGTATCAAGACTTTTGCGCTTGTCGTGCTGTTTTTCACGCTGTTCCGCGCACCGGATTTTGGCACGTGGCTCAACTACATTGTCGGCATATTTAATTTCGGACCGTTTGAAAACCTGGCGCAAGCGTACATTGTTCTTCACGGCGATGCGTACTTGAATGGTCCTCTTATGTTGTGCGGTGGAGCATGTGTGCATTCGCTTTTCTGTGTCGATAACGATGCTTTGCATGTCCCTGCAGCATTTAGCGTGTTAATCGGCCTATTGATATGGGGAATCCGCTCGCTTGTGACTCGCGGTGGAACGCGCGGTTGCGTGGTGGGCGATGAACCGGGTGCGTGGCGCTGGACATGGTGCCTTGTCTACCTGTTGGCAATCATTTTCCTCGGCCGCTTTAGCGGGCAGGGCTTCATTTACTTCCAGTTCTAG
- the nifJ gene encoding pyruvate:ferredoxin (flavodoxin) oxidoreductase — protein MAKKMIACDGNEATASVAFAVSEVAAIYPITPSSPMAEHADNWSAAGKKNIWGQVPRVFEMQSEGGAAGTVHGALQAGALTTTFTASQGLLLMIPNMYKIAGELTPTVFHVTARALAMQGLSIFGDHSDVMACRQTGFAMLASSCVQECQDLALVAHASTLESRVPFMHFFDGFRTSHEVMKIEALEDGVIRNVIDEKYVKACRERCLTPDRPTMRGTAQNPDVYFQGRETVNPFYLKVPEIVQKYMDKVASYTGRQYHIVDYVGAPDADRVIISMGSSTCTIGDTVKYLNGKGEKVGLVNIRLYRPFPMEAVVAALPKTVKKIAVLDRCKEPGSAGEPLFQDALTAISEAVMAGKMAMPKMIGGRYGLSSKEFTPAMVKAIYDELAKADPKARFTVGINDDVCHTSLTIDPNFKLESDFFQAMFFGLGSDGTVGANKNSIKIIGNETDNYAQGYFVYDSKKSGSMTTSHLRFGKSIIDAPYLIGENEADFVACHHTPHLESVNMLKYAKDGATFLVNTPHSADTVWDTFPRPVQEEIIKKHLKVYVIDAYAVAAKTGMGRRINTVMQTCFFSKLGNVLDAETAIKYIKKYAEKTYAKKGQEVVQKNWDAIDASLANLFEVKVPATVTSTKEFRAPIHGNAPKFVNEVTAEIIKGNGELLPVSKMPCDGVFPTGTTKYEKRDLALNIPSWNPDACVQCGKCAMVCPHAAIRVKVVDESAVKNAPEGFKYTPAKGFKLEGSDKPVFAISVSSYDCTGCGVCTQACIGKDKADETKKAINMVPQEPIKVQEGKCWDFFVDLPEFDRTKVNKNLVKQAMLLEPLFEFSGSCAGCGETAYVRLVSQLFGDRMVVANATGCSSIYGGNLPTTPWAKNKEGRGPAWANSLFEDNAEFGLGMRLAITKHAKQALSLLEAVNVPAELKEKLTTQEQNDEAGIKAQRENVAALKAALAGATDEASVSLRDEFADYLVKKSVWIFGGDGWAYDIGYGGLDHVMATGENVNICVLDTEVYSNTGGQASKATNRGAVALFAAAGKRAGKKDLGLIAMSYKNVYVGRIALGANDAQALKVLQEAEAHNGPSLIICYCPCINHGFDLNSQLQHQKMAVDSGYWTLLRYNPALAAEGKAPLILDSKKPTIPVAEYIYTENRYKQLTRNNPEVAKKLADDLQKEVDARYAFYDAMSKDTEGLISL, from the coding sequence ATGGCAAAAAAGATGATTGCGTGTGATGGTAACGAGGCCACCGCTAGCGTAGCATTTGCTGTTAGCGAAGTTGCGGCTATTTACCCGATTACACCGTCTAGTCCTATGGCTGAGCACGCCGACAACTGGAGTGCTGCAGGCAAGAAGAATATTTGGGGACAGGTTCCCCGCGTGTTTGAAATGCAGTCCGAAGGTGGCGCTGCCGGTACCGTTCACGGAGCGCTCCAGGCTGGTGCTTTGACCACGACCTTCACCGCTTCCCAGGGTCTTCTCTTGATGATCCCGAACATGTACAAGATTGCGGGCGAACTGACCCCCACGGTCTTCCATGTGACTGCCCGTGCCCTTGCCATGCAGGGCCTTTCTATTTTCGGTGACCATTCCGACGTGATGGCCTGCCGCCAGACCGGTTTCGCCATGCTCGCCTCCAGCTGCGTGCAGGAATGCCAGGACCTCGCTCTCGTGGCCCACGCTTCCACTCTCGAAAGCCGCGTTCCCTTCATGCACTTCTTCGACGGTTTCCGTACCTCTCACGAAGTGATGAAGATCGAAGCTCTCGAAGACGGCGTTATCCGTAACGTCATCGACGAAAAGTACGTGAAGGCATGCCGTGAACGTTGCCTCACTCCGGACCGCCCGACCATGCGCGGTACCGCCCAGAACCCGGACGTTTACTTCCAGGGCCGCGAAACGGTGAACCCGTTCTACCTGAAGGTTCCGGAAATTGTCCAGAAGTACATGGACAAGGTCGCAAGCTACACTGGCCGTCAGTACCACATCGTGGACTACGTCGGTGCACCCGATGCCGACCGCGTGATCATTTCCATGGGTTCTTCGACCTGCACCATCGGTGACACCGTCAAGTACCTCAACGGGAAGGGCGAAAAGGTCGGTCTCGTGAACATCCGCCTGTACCGTCCGTTCCCGATGGAAGCCGTGGTTGCAGCCCTCCCGAAGACCGTCAAGAAGATTGCCGTCCTCGACCGCTGCAAGGAACCGGGTTCCGCTGGCGAACCGCTCTTCCAGGACGCCCTGACCGCTATCTCCGAAGCCGTGATGGCAGGCAAGATGGCTATGCCGAAGATGATCGGCGGCCGCTACGGTCTCTCTTCCAAGGAATTCACCCCGGCCATGGTCAAGGCCATTTACGACGAACTCGCCAAGGCCGACCCGAAGGCTCGCTTCACCGTCGGTATCAACGACGACGTGTGCCACACGAGCCTCACCATCGACCCGAACTTCAAGCTGGAAAGCGACTTCTTCCAGGCCATGTTCTTCGGTCTCGGCTCTGACGGTACCGTGGGTGCCAACAAGAACTCCATCAAGATTATCGGTAACGAAACCGACAACTACGCCCAGGGCTACTTCGTCTATGACTCCAAGAAGTCCGGCTCCATGACCACCTCTCACCTCCGCTTTGGTAAGAGCATCATCGACGCCCCGTACCTGATTGGCGAAAACGAAGCCGACTTCGTGGCATGCCACCACACTCCGCACCTGGAATCCGTGAACATGCTGAAGTACGCGAAGGATGGCGCAACCTTCCTCGTGAATACTCCGCATTCCGCCGACACCGTGTGGGATACCTTCCCGCGTCCGGTGCAGGAAGAAATCATCAAGAAGCACCTCAAGGTGTACGTGATCGACGCCTACGCCGTTGCCGCGAAGACCGGCATGGGCCGCCGCATCAACACCGTGATGCAGACCTGCTTCTTCTCTAAGCTCGGTAACGTGCTCGATGCCGAAACCGCCATCAAGTACATCAAGAAGTACGCCGAAAAGACCTACGCCAAGAAGGGTCAGGAAGTGGTCCAGAAGAACTGGGACGCTATCGACGCCTCTCTTGCTAACCTGTTCGAAGTCAAGGTTCCTGCTACTGTCACCAGCACCAAGGAATTCCGCGCTCCGATCCACGGCAACGCTCCGAAGTTCGTGAACGAAGTCACCGCAGAAATCATCAAGGGCAACGGCGAACTTCTCCCCGTCTCCAAGATGCCTTGCGACGGCGTGTTCCCGACCGGTACCACCAAGTACGAAAAGCGCGACCTCGCCCTCAACATCCCGTCCTGGAATCCGGACGCTTGCGTGCAGTGCGGCAAGTGCGCCATGGTCTGCCCGCATGCAGCCATCCGCGTGAAGGTCGTTGACGAATCCGCAGTGAAGAACGCTCCGGAAGGCTTCAAGTACACCCCGGCCAAGGGCTTCAAGCTCGAAGGTTCCGACAAGCCGGTATTCGCGATTTCCGTGTCCAGCTACGACTGTACGGGTTGCGGCGTTTGTACGCAGGCCTGTATCGGTAAGGACAAGGCCGACGAAACCAAGAAGGCCATCAACATGGTGCCGCAGGAACCCATCAAGGTTCAGGAAGGCAAGTGCTGGGACTTCTTCGTCGATCTCCCGGAATTCGACCGCACCAAGGTCAACAAGAACCTCGTCAAGCAGGCCATGCTCCTCGAACCTCTGTTCGAATTCTCTGGCTCCTGCGCAGGCTGCGGCGAAACCGCTTACGTGCGTCTCGTTTCTCAGCTGTTCGGTGACCGCATGGTTGTCGCCAACGCTACGGGTTGCTCCTCCATTTACGGCGGTAACCTCCCGACCACTCCGTGGGCAAAGAACAAGGAAGGCCGCGGCCCCGCTTGGGCGAACTCCCTCTTCGAAGACAACGCTGAATTCGGTCTCGGTATGCGCCTCGCTATCACGAAGCATGCCAAGCAGGCTTTGAGCCTCCTCGAAGCCGTGAACGTTCCTGCCGAACTCAAGGAAAAGCTCACGACCCAGGAGCAGAATGACGAAGCCGGCATCAAGGCCCAGCGTGAAAACGTCGCCGCCCTGAAGGCTGCCCTCGCCGGTGCAACCGACGAAGCATCCGTCAGCCTCCGCGACGAATTCGCCGACTACCTCGTGAAGAAGTCCGTGTGGATCTTCGGTGGTGACGGTTGGGCATACGATATCGGTTACGGTGGTCTCGACCACGTGATGGCAACCGGCGAGAACGTGAACATCTGCGTCCTCGATACCGAAGTGTACTCCAACACCGGTGGACAGGCTTCCAAGGCCACGAACCGTGGCGCCGTCGCCCTCTTCGCTGCCGCTGGTAAGCGCGCTGGCAAGAAGGACCTGGGCCTTATCGCCATGAGCTACAAGAACGTTTACGTGGGCCGTATCGCCCTCGGTGCAAACGACGCTCAGGCCCTGAAGGTTCTCCAGGAAGCGGAAGCTCACAATGGTCCGTCGCTGATCATCTGCTACTGCCCCTGCATCAACCACGGTTTCGATCTCAACAGCCAGCTTCAGCACCAGAAGATGGCCGTGGATTCCGGTTACTGGACTCTGCTTCGCTACAACCCGGCTCTCGCCGCCGAAGGAAAGGCTCCGCTTATCCTCGACTCCAAGAAGCCGACGATCCCGGTCGCAGAATACATCTACACCGAAAAC